One Pseudomonas sp. FP1742 genomic window carries:
- a CDS encoding YiiD C-terminal domain-containing protein, translating to MNRDSRHLESILYRDIPLTRDMGLKVLDWHDQQLRLHLPLEPNVNHKSTMFGGSLYCGAVLAGWGWLHLRLREEGIEDGHIVIQEGQINYPLPVTMDATAICQAPNAAVWRKFLAMYRRYGRARLTLHSRIVNAGSDEDAVRFVGQYVLHR from the coding sequence ATGAACCGCGACAGTCGTCACCTGGAATCAATCCTCTATCGCGACATCCCCCTCACCCGGGACATGGGCCTCAAAGTGCTCGACTGGCACGACCAGCAACTGCGCCTGCACTTGCCGCTGGAGCCCAACGTCAATCACAAGAGCACCATGTTCGGTGGCAGCCTGTATTGCGGCGCGGTACTGGCCGGCTGGGGCTGGCTGCATTTGCGTTTGCGTGAAGAAGGTATCGAAGACGGGCACATCGTGATTCAGGAAGGGCAGATCAACTACCCGCTGCCGGTCACCATGGACGCGACAGCGATTTGCCAGGCGCCGAATGCAGCAGTGTGGAGGAAGTTCCTGGCGATGTATCGACGCTATGGGCGAGCGCGGTTGACGCTGCATTCGCGGATCGTGAATGCCGGGAGTGATGAGGATGCGGTGAGGTTCGTGGGGCAGTACGTACTGCACCGCTAG
- a CDS encoding sigma-54 dependent transcriptional regulator: MTIDNRIQVVLIDDDPHLRQALSQTLDLAGLKILPLAEANGLAGQLERDWPGVVVSDIRMPGMDGIELLTELHALDPELPVLLITGHGDVPLAVQAMRAGAYDFLEKPFASDALLDSVRRALALRRLVLDNRSLRLALSDRNELSARLVGQSAPMLRLREQIGALAATKADVLILGETGAGKEVVARALHDLSSRRNGPFVAINAGALAESVVESELFGHEPGAFTGAQKRRIGKFEFANGGTLFLDEIESMSLDVQVKLLRLLQERVVERLGGNQLIPLDIRIIAATKEDLRQSADQGRFRADLYYRLNVAPLRIPPLRERGEDALVLFQHFADEASARHGLPPHELQPGQRALLLRHTWPGNVRELQNAAERFALGLELALDNSAPDGGVSTPVEVVSGGLSEQVENFEKSLIAAELARSHSSVRSLAEALGIPRKTLHDKLRKHGLNFADGGASSHTDDLD; the protein is encoded by the coding sequence ATGACCATCGACAACCGCATCCAGGTCGTGTTGATCGACGACGATCCCCACCTGCGCCAGGCCCTGAGCCAGACCCTGGACCTGGCCGGCCTGAAGATCCTGCCACTCGCTGAAGCCAATGGCCTGGCCGGGCAACTGGAACGCGATTGGCCGGGCGTGGTGGTCAGCGACATCCGAATGCCCGGCATGGACGGTATCGAACTGCTGACCGAACTCCACGCCCTGGACCCGGAGCTGCCCGTACTGCTGATCACCGGCCACGGCGATGTGCCGCTGGCCGTACAGGCCATGCGCGCCGGGGCTTATGACTTTCTGGAAAAACCTTTCGCCAGCGACGCCCTGCTCGACAGCGTGCGCCGTGCCCTGGCCCTGCGCCGCCTGGTGCTGGACAACCGCAGCCTGCGCCTAGCCCTGAGCGATCGCAACGAACTGAGCGCCCGACTGGTCGGGCAATCGGCGCCGATGCTGCGCCTGCGCGAGCAGATCGGGGCACTGGCGGCGACCAAGGCCGACGTGCTGATCCTCGGTGAGACCGGTGCGGGCAAAGAAGTCGTGGCCCGGGCGCTGCACGATTTGTCGAGTCGGCGTAACGGCCCGTTCGTGGCAATCAACGCCGGAGCCCTGGCGGAGTCGGTAGTGGAAAGCGAGCTGTTCGGTCACGAACCCGGTGCATTTACCGGCGCGCAGAAGCGCCGAATCGGCAAGTTCGAATTCGCCAATGGCGGCACGTTGTTCCTTGATGAAATCGAAAGCATGAGCCTGGACGTGCAGGTGAAATTGCTGCGCTTGCTGCAAGAGCGGGTCGTCGAGCGCCTGGGCGGCAACCAACTGATCCCGCTGGACATCCGCATCATCGCCGCGACCAAGGAAGACCTGCGGCAATCCGCCGACCAGGGGCGCTTCCGTGCCGACCTGTATTACCGGCTGAACGTCGCGCCGTTGCGCATTCCGCCGTTGCGTGAGCGGGGCGAAGATGCGCTGGTGCTGTTCCAGCATTTCGCCGATGAAGCCAGTGCCCGCCACGGCTTGCCGCCCCACGAATTGCAACCGGGGCAACGGGCGCTACTGCTGCGCCACACTTGGCCAGGCAACGTGCGGGAACTGCAGAATGCCGCCGAACGCTTTGCCCTGGGCCTGGAACTGGCCCTGGACAACAGCGCGCCGGATGGCGGTGTCAGCACCCCAGTTGAAGTGGTCAGCGGCGGTTTGAGCGAGCAAGTCGAGAACTTCGAGAAGAGCCTGATTGCCGCCGAACTGGCACGCTCCCACAGTTCCGTGCGCAGCCTCGCCGAAGCGCTCGGCATTCCGCGTAAAACCTTGCATGACAAACTGCGCAAACATGGCCTGAACTTCGCCGACGGTGGCGCCAGCAGCCATACCGACGACCTCGATTGA
- a CDS encoding ATP-binding protein, giving the protein MNTTLPRRPRWRSLALLALCLAPLLWPLQHLAERYYRSELAGQNRQTLDLYVANLLGTLHRYEVLPQILGELPALRATLATPDEGVVQGNANRLLKNICAQTGAEVMYLMDATGKTLAASNWDKHDSFVGRNFAFRPYFSEAMAGRLGRFFGLGTTSAKRGYFFAAAVRDREKIIGVLVVKVDLDHTESLWGKTPEQLLVTDHNGVVILTSRPEWRFRSTRPLSDEENKAVAAIQPYPTRDPKPLSLDPNAWLTQTRQIEETGWSVSILAPRTLIDRPVRTVVAIGGATLLVLMLLLGLMMQRRRHYLDRIAFEAKARQELEGRVAERTSDLEGLNRRLKQEVLEREHAQQELVRAQDDLVQAGKLSALGTMSASISHELNQPLAAIRSYAENAEVLLDHQRTEDARGNLKLISELTGRMASIIAHLRAFARRDRHAPESVALQPALDDALALLAKRRRSMEVELIRDLPAATLWVEAGETRLRQVLGNLLANALDALTEKGPPRKLWLSAQSTADGVNLYIRDNGPGFCLEALGRAGEPFYTTKTRTQGLGLGLAICDTLMRAFGGELSFSNHKEGGALITLKLRAGAPGVSLQPSEDRSA; this is encoded by the coding sequence ATGAATACGACCCTCCCCCGCAGACCCCGCTGGCGCAGCCTGGCCCTGCTTGCGCTGTGTCTGGCGCCCTTGCTGTGGCCGCTGCAGCATCTGGCCGAGCGTTACTACCGCAGTGAACTGGCCGGGCAGAACCGCCAGACCCTCGATCTCTACGTCGCCAACCTGCTGGGCACCCTGCACCGTTATGAAGTGTTGCCGCAGATTCTCGGTGAGCTGCCCGCCCTGCGCGCGACATTGGCCACCCCCGACGAGGGCGTGGTGCAAGGCAATGCCAATCGTCTGTTGAAGAACATCTGTGCCCAGACCGGCGCCGAAGTCATGTACCTGATGGACGCCACAGGCAAGACATTGGCCGCCTCCAACTGGGACAAACACGACAGTTTCGTCGGCCGTAATTTCGCCTTCCGCCCTTATTTCAGTGAAGCCATGGCCGGGCGCCTGGGGCGTTTCTTCGGCCTGGGTACCACCTCGGCCAAGCGCGGCTACTTCTTTGCCGCAGCGGTACGTGATCGCGAAAAAATCATCGGTGTATTGGTGGTCAAGGTCGATCTCGATCACACCGAAAGCCTCTGGGGCAAAACCCCGGAACAACTATTGGTCACCGACCATAACGGTGTGGTCATCCTCACGTCGCGGCCAGAGTGGCGTTTCCGCTCGACCCGTCCATTGAGCGATGAAGAGAACAAGGCAGTCGCCGCGATTCAACCCTATCCAACCCGCGATCCAAAGCCGTTGAGTCTTGACCCCAATGCCTGGCTGACCCAAACCCGGCAGATCGAAGAAACCGGCTGGAGCGTCAGTATCCTTGCTCCGCGCACCCTGATCGACCGCCCCGTGCGCACGGTCGTGGCCATCGGCGGCGCAACGCTGCTGGTATTGATGCTGCTGCTCGGCCTGATGATGCAACGCCGACGCCATTACCTTGACCGGATTGCCTTCGAAGCCAAGGCCCGCCAGGAACTGGAAGGCCGGGTCGCCGAACGGACCAGCGACCTCGAGGGCCTCAACCGTCGACTGAAACAGGAAGTGCTGGAGCGCGAACACGCCCAGCAGGAATTGGTGCGCGCTCAGGACGACCTGGTACAGGCCGGCAAGCTCTCGGCGCTGGGGACGATGTCGGCGAGCATCAGCCACGAACTCAACCAACCGCTGGCGGCCATCCGCAGCTACGCGGAAAACGCCGAAGTGCTGCTCGATCACCAGCGCACCGAGGACGCTCGCGGCAACCTCAAGCTGATCAGCGAACTGACCGGGCGCATGGCCTCGATCATCGCTCACCTGCGCGCCTTCGCCCGGCGTGATCGCCACGCCCCGGAAAGCGTGGCCCTGCAACCGGCGCTGGACGATGCCCTGGCGTTACTGGCCAAGCGTCGGCGCAGCATGGAAGTCGAGCTGATCCGCGACCTGCCGGCCGCCACCCTGTGGGTCGAAGCCGGGGAAACCCGTCTGCGCCAGGTTCTCGGCAATCTGCTGGCCAATGCCCTCGATGCGCTGACGGAAAAAGGCCCGCCGCGTAAACTCTGGTTGAGTGCCCAATCCACCGCCGACGGCGTCAATCTGTACATTCGCGACAACGGCCCCGGGTTCTGCCTGGAAGCGCTGGGTCGTGCCGGCGAGCCCTTCTACACCACCAAGACCCGCACTCAGGGGCTTGGCCTGGGGTTGGCGATCTGCGACACACTGATGCGCGCCTTCGGTGGTGAACTGTCGTTCTCCAACCACAAGGAAGGGGGCGCCCTGATTACCCTGAAGTTGCGCGCAGGCGCACCGGGCGTGAGCCTGCAACCGTCCGAGGACCGAAGTGCATGA
- the rfbC gene encoding dTDP-4-dehydrorhamnose 3,5-epimerase — MNVVTTDLPGVLIIEPKVFGDERGFFYESFNAKAFEEATGLNTQFVQDNHSRSQKGVLRGLHYQLENTQGKLVRVTAGEVLDVAVDIRRSSPHFGKWVAVRLSADNHRQLWVPEGFAHGFVVLSEFAEFLYKTTDYYTPSAERSIRWDDPDLDIDWQLDEAPQLSAKDQSAAFFKDAEVFS, encoded by the coding sequence ATGAATGTAGTCACCACCGACCTGCCCGGTGTTCTGATCATCGAACCCAAGGTATTTGGTGATGAGCGCGGCTTCTTCTATGAAAGCTTCAACGCCAAGGCTTTCGAAGAAGCAACCGGGCTGAACACCCAATTTGTTCAGGACAACCATTCCCGCTCGCAAAAAGGCGTACTGCGCGGCTTGCACTATCAGCTGGAAAACACTCAGGGCAAACTGGTCCGCGTCACCGCTGGTGAAGTCCTCGACGTGGCAGTGGACATTCGCCGCAGCTCGCCGCATTTCGGCAAATGGGTCGCGGTGCGCCTGTCTGCCGACAACCATCGTCAACTCTGGGTACCGGAGGGTTTTGCCCATGGTTTCGTGGTACTGAGCGAGTTCGCCGAATTTCTCTACAAAACCACCGACTACTACACCCCGTCAGCCGAGCGCAGCATTCGCTGGGACGACCCGGACCTGGACATCGACTGGCAGTTGGACGAAGCACCGCAACTGTCGGCCAAGGATCAATCCGCCGCGTTCTTCAAGGACGCTGAAGTCTTTTCCTGA
- a CDS encoding aminotransferase, with protein sequence MPLATLIHRTSLPSPQVSVAQALELLEEHYGLSGRLQALGSQQDLNYRVDSDQGRFVLKICRGDYSVLELQAQHAGLKHLAEHAAVPVPRVIPAINGADLLSLDVGGQAVHVRLLDYIDGQSLTHLDHLSQTVVAGFGRLCGEMDLALADFDHPGLERTLQWDARHANALIAHLLPVIKDDQQRKRIADAAEQAERHLQPLVDKLPVQAIHMDITDDNVVWQRDSQRQWQLQGVIDFGDLVRTWRITDLSVTCAALLHHADGDPFYILPAVRAYHAVNPLQHEELLALWPLIVARSAVLVLSGEQQVSIDPGNDYSRDNLTHEREIFRVATSVPLALMEAAILAAVGQGLPGIASEGFAPLLPSLVGREFALIDLGVLSPHFEAGNWEQEGIDQRLLTEAAAAHGLAASRYGQYRLSRTQPDSATEPATCPLHVELRVPYGTAVESPFAGVVHQPAAGVLQLDGPQLSVRLWGVTPSLHAGAALVKGQVLGEVSGPLIVQLCRSAQLDAPLFCTPSRAAAWQALCPSPAALLGLACDAEEELDPQTLLARRDASFARSQKHYYVDPPRIERGWRNHLIDMQGRSYLDMLNNVAVLGHGHPRMAAVAGRQWSLLNTNSRFHYAAIAEFSERLLKLAPDNMDRVFLVNSGTEANDLAIRLAWAYSGGRDMLSVLEAYHGWSVAADAVSTSIADNPKALSSRPDWVHPVTAPNTYRGEFRGPDSAPDYVRSVEHNLAKIAGQKRQLAGFICEPVYGNAGGISLPPGYLKQVYALVRAQGGVCIADEVQVGYGRMGKFFWGFEEQGVVPDIITMAKGMGNGQPLGAVITRREIAEALEAEGYFFSSAGGSPVSCRIGMAVLDVMEEEKLWENAQVVGGYFKERLEALIDRHPLVGAVHGSGFYLGVELIRNRETLEPATEETTALCDRLRELGIFMQPTGDHLNILKIKPPMVTSRQSVDFFVDMLSKVLGEGL encoded by the coding sequence ATGCCGCTCGCCACGTTGATTCACCGCACCAGTCTGCCCAGCCCGCAGGTGTCTGTGGCGCAAGCGCTAGAACTGTTGGAAGAACATTACGGGCTGAGCGGACGGTTGCAGGCCCTGGGCAGCCAGCAGGATCTCAACTACCGGGTCGACAGCGATCAGGGACGTTTCGTCCTGAAAATCTGCCGTGGCGATTACTCGGTGCTGGAGCTGCAAGCCCAACACGCCGGTCTCAAGCATCTGGCTGAACACGCCGCCGTGCCGGTGCCGCGAGTGATCCCGGCGATAAACGGCGCAGATTTGCTCTCTCTCGATGTCGGCGGTCAAGCGGTGCATGTACGTCTGCTCGATTACATCGACGGCCAATCCCTCACGCACCTCGATCATCTGAGCCAGACAGTGGTCGCCGGTTTCGGCCGGCTCTGCGGCGAGATGGACTTGGCACTGGCCGATTTCGACCATCCTGGCCTTGAGCGCACCCTTCAATGGGATGCCCGCCACGCCAATGCGTTGATCGCGCATTTGTTGCCGGTGATCAAGGATGACCAGCAACGCAAGCGGATTGCTGATGCGGCCGAACAGGCTGAGCGCCATTTGCAGCCCTTGGTGGATAAGCTGCCGGTGCAGGCGATTCACATGGACATCACCGACGACAACGTGGTCTGGCAGCGGGATTCGCAGCGCCAATGGCAGTTGCAGGGCGTGATCGATTTCGGCGACCTGGTCCGTACCTGGCGGATCACCGACCTGTCGGTGACCTGTGCCGCGCTGCTGCACCATGCCGATGGCGATCCGTTCTACATTTTGCCGGCGGTTCGGGCTTATCACGCGGTCAATCCGTTGCAACATGAAGAATTGCTGGCGCTCTGGCCGCTGATCGTTGCCCGCTCGGCGGTGTTGGTGCTCAGTGGCGAACAGCAGGTCAGCATCGATCCGGGCAATGACTACAGTCGCGACAACCTGACCCACGAGCGGGAGATTTTCCGCGTTGCCACATCGGTGCCGTTGGCGTTGATGGAGGCAGCGATTCTGGCCGCGGTCGGTCAAGGCCTGCCGGGTATCGCCAGCGAAGGTTTTGCGCCCTTGTTGCCGAGTCTGGTGGGGCGTGAGTTTGCCTTGATCGATCTGGGCGTGCTCAGCCCGCACTTCGAAGCGGGTAACTGGGAGCAGGAGGGGATCGACCAGCGTCTGTTGACCGAAGCTGCTGCGGCTCATGGTCTGGCGGCCAGTCGTTATGGGCAATATCGTCTGTCTCGCACCCAACCGGACAGCGCCACTGAACCGGCCACTTGCCCTCTGCACGTCGAGTTGCGAGTGCCCTACGGCACGGCGGTCGAATCGCCGTTTGCCGGAGTGGTTCATCAGCCGGCGGCGGGTGTACTGCAACTGGATGGCCCACAACTGAGTGTGCGGTTATGGGGGGTGACGCCGTCGCTGCACGCGGGCGCGGCGCTGGTCAAAGGCCAGGTGCTGGGCGAGGTCAGCGGGCCGTTGATCGTGCAGTTGTGTCGAAGCGCTCAGCTCGACGCGCCGTTGTTTTGCACACCTTCACGCGCCGCCGCCTGGCAGGCGTTGTGCCCGTCGCCAGCTGCGTTGCTGGGCCTGGCCTGCGATGCAGAAGAAGAACTCGACCCGCAGACGTTGCTGGCCCGCCGCGATGCCAGTTTTGCCCGATCCCAGAAGCATTATTACGTCGACCCGCCGCGCATCGAGCGTGGCTGGCGCAATCACCTGATCGACATGCAGGGCCGCTCCTACCTCGACATGCTCAACAACGTCGCGGTACTGGGGCATGGCCATCCACGCATGGCCGCCGTCGCCGGCCGTCAATGGTCGTTGCTCAATACCAACTCGCGTTTTCACTACGCAGCGATTGCCGAATTTTCCGAGCGTTTGCTGAAGCTGGCACCGGACAACATGGACCGGGTATTTCTGGTCAACAGCGGCACCGAGGCCAATGACCTGGCGATTCGGCTGGCCTGGGCTTATAGCGGCGGTCGCGACATGCTCAGTGTGCTGGAGGCGTACCACGGCTGGTCGGTGGCGGCGGATGCCGTCTCGACTTCGATTGCCGACAACCCCAAGGCCTTGAGCAGCCGTCCCGATTGGGTGCATCCGGTGACCGCGCCGAATACCTATCGCGGCGAATTCCGTGGTCCGGACAGTGCGCCGGACTACGTGCGCAGCGTCGAACACAACCTGGCGAAAATCGCCGGGCAGAAACGCCAGCTCGCCGGTTTTATCTGCGAGCCTGTGTACGGCAATGCCGGCGGTATCTCGCTGCCACCGGGCTATTTGAAGCAAGTCTATGCATTGGTGCGGGCGCAGGGCGGGGTGTGCATCGCCGATGAGGTGCAGGTCGGTTACGGCCGCATGGGCAAATTCTTCTGGGGCTTCGAAGAGCAGGGCGTGGTGCCGGACATCATCACCATGGCCAAAGGCATGGGTAACGGCCAGCCGTTGGGTGCGGTCATCACCCGCCGGGAAATCGCTGAAGCGCTGGAGGCCGAGGGTTACTTCTTCTCGTCGGCCGGTGGCAGCCCGGTCAGTTGCCGGATCGGCATGGCGGTGCTGGATGTGATGGAAGAAGAAAAACTCTGGGAAAATGCCCAGGTTGTGGGCGGGTACTTCAAGGAACGTCTTGAAGCCTTGATCGACCGGCATCCGTTGGTGGGGGCGGTACATGGTTCCGGCTTCTATCTGGGTGTGGAGTTGATCCGTAATCGCGAAACCCTTGAACCGGCGACCGAAGAAACCACGGCGTTGTGCGATCGCCTTCGTGAGTTGGGGATTTTCATGCAGCCGACGGGTGATCACCTGAATATCCTCAAGATCAAACCGCCGATGGTCACGTCGCGGCAGAGCGTGGATTTCTTTGTGGACATGCTGTCGAAGGTGCTGGGCGAAGGTTTGTAG
- the aguB gene encoding N-carbamoylputrescine amidase, with translation MSRIVTIAATQMACSWDLEANIETAEKLVREAAAKGAQIILIQELFEAPYFCQKPNPDYLQLATTVEDNVAIKHFQKVAKELQVVLPISFYELAGRARFNSIAIIDADGSNLGIYRKSHIPDGPGYHEKYYFNPGDTGFKVWNTRYAKIGVGICWDQWFPECARSMALQGAEILFYPTAIGSEPHDKTISSRDHWQRVQQGHAGANLMPVIASNRIGNEEQDGYDITFYGSSFIANQFGEKVQELNETEEGILVHSFDLDELEHIRSAWGSFRDRRPNLYGAIKTLDGILES, from the coding sequence ATGAGCCGTATCGTTACCATCGCCGCTACCCAGATGGCTTGTTCCTGGGACCTTGAAGCCAACATCGAGACCGCTGAAAAGCTGGTCCGTGAGGCCGCGGCGAAAGGCGCGCAAATCATCCTGATCCAGGAGCTGTTCGAGGCTCCGTACTTCTGCCAGAAGCCGAACCCGGACTACCTGCAACTGGCCACGACGGTCGAAGACAACGTTGCCATCAAGCACTTCCAGAAAGTCGCCAAAGAACTGCAAGTGGTGCTGCCGATCAGCTTCTATGAACTGGCTGGCCGCGCACGTTTCAACAGCATCGCGATCATCGATGCCGACGGCAGCAACCTCGGGATTTATCGTAAAAGCCACATCCCGGATGGCCCTGGCTACCACGAAAAGTACTACTTCAACCCGGGCGATACCGGTTTCAAAGTCTGGAATACCCGTTACGCGAAAATCGGCGTGGGCATCTGCTGGGATCAGTGGTTCCCCGAGTGCGCCCGCAGCATGGCGCTGCAAGGCGCGGAAATTCTGTTCTACCCGACCGCCATCGGCAGTGAGCCGCACGACAAGACCATTTCGTCCCGCGACCACTGGCAGCGTGTGCAACAGGGCCATGCCGGCGCCAACCTGATGCCCGTGATCGCCAGCAACCGCATCGGTAACGAAGAGCAGGACGGCTACGACATTACCTTCTACGGCTCGTCGTTCATCGCCAACCAGTTTGGCGAGAAAGTCCAAGAGCTGAACGAAACCGAAGAAGGCATTCTGGTTCACAGCTTCGACCTCGATGAGCTGGAGCACATTCGCAGCGCCTGGGGTTCGTTCCGTGACCGTCGTCCGAACCTGTACGGCGCGATCAAAACCCTCGACGGTATTCTGGAGTCCTGA
- the aguA gene encoding agmatine deiminase, protein MTTLNSTPRADGFYMPAEWAPQTQTWMVWPERPDNWRLGGKPAQAAHVAVAKAIARFEPVTVAVSAGQYENARARLDVPNIRVVEMSSDDAWVRDTGPTFVINNRGEVRGVDWDFNAWGGFDGGLYSPWNRDSQVAGKILEIERSPRYRTEGFVLEGGSIHVDGEGTLITTEECLLNRNRNPHMDRAQIEAVLSANLAVDKIIWLPDGLFNDETDGHVDNFCCYVRPGEVLLAWTDDPQDPNYPRCQAAMNVLQNSTDAKGRPFTVHKMPIPGPLYATEEECAGVDPVDGTQERNPTVRLAGSYVNFLIVNGGIIAPSFDDPLDGPAKEILQSLFPQHEVVMVPGRELLLGGGNIHCLTQQQPAPHKE, encoded by the coding sequence ATGACCACTTTGAACAGCACCCCTCGCGCCGACGGCTTTTACATGCCCGCCGAATGGGCGCCACAGACCCAGACCTGGATGGTCTGGCCCGAACGCCCGGATAACTGGCGCCTGGGTGGCAAACCGGCGCAAGCGGCGCACGTTGCGGTGGCCAAAGCCATCGCGCGTTTCGAGCCAGTGACCGTGGCGGTATCCGCTGGCCAGTATGAAAATGCCCGTGCCCGTCTGGACGTGCCGAATATTCGTGTAGTGGAAATGTCCAGCGATGACGCCTGGGTCCGGGATACCGGCCCGACGTTTGTCATCAACAACCGCGGCGAAGTCCGGGGTGTGGACTGGGACTTCAATGCCTGGGGCGGTTTCGACGGTGGTTTGTATTCGCCGTGGAACCGCGATTCGCAGGTGGCGGGCAAGATCCTCGAAATCGAGCGCAGCCCGCGCTACCGCACCGAGGGCTTCGTGCTCGAAGGCGGTTCGATTCATGTCGACGGCGAAGGCACCCTGATCACCACCGAGGAATGCCTGCTCAACCGCAATCGCAACCCACACATGGACCGTGCGCAAATCGAAGCGGTGCTCAGCGCGAATCTGGCTGTGGATAAGATCATCTGGCTGCCGGATGGCTTGTTCAACGACGAAACCGACGGTCATGTGGATAACTTCTGCTGCTACGTGCGTCCGGGTGAAGTGCTGCTGGCCTGGACCGACGACCCGCAGGACCCGAATTATCCGCGCTGCCAGGCGGCCATGAACGTGCTGCAAAACAGCACCGATGCCAAGGGTCGCCCGTTCACGGTGCACAAAATGCCGATTCCGGGGCCGCTGTATGCGACCGAAGAAGAGTGTGCAGGTGTCGATCCGGTGGACGGCACTCAGGAGCGCAATCCGACCGTTCGTCTGGCTGGTTCCTATGTGAATTTCCTGATCGTCAACGGCGGCATCATCGCGCCGAGCTTCGATGACCCGCTGGACGGCCCGGCCAAAGAGATATTGCAGAGCTTGTTCCCGCAACACGAAGTGGTCATGGTGCCGGGTCGCGAACTGTTACTGGGGGGCGGTAACATTCATTGCCTTACCCAACAACAGCCCGCGCCGCACAAGGAGTGA
- a CDS encoding DsbA family protein: protein MTLHYIYDPLCGWCYGAKPLVQAAQAVLPVIAHGGGMMSGTNRQSVSPQLRNYVMPHDRRIAEYTGQPFGEAYFEGLLRDETAVFDSTPPIAAVLAAEQIAGRGLELLGCLQTAHYVEGRRIADEAVLLELAAQTGLEPEAFQQAFSAADTDRHIKDSRALLARVGGQGFPTFALEQDGRFTLVDIGPWLGKPQAFAQWLNQSVAAKDSSSAFQACGLDGCAH, encoded by the coding sequence ATGACCCTTCACTACATTTACGACCCATTGTGCGGTTGGTGCTACGGCGCCAAACCATTGGTGCAGGCCGCCCAAGCCGTGTTGCCCGTAATCGCCCACGGTGGCGGCATGATGAGCGGTACCAATCGCCAGAGCGTTTCGCCACAACTGCGCAATTACGTCATGCCCCACGACCGACGTATCGCCGAGTACACCGGCCAACCGTTTGGCGAGGCATATTTTGAGGGCTTGCTGCGTGATGAAACGGCGGTGTTCGATTCCACGCCACCGATTGCCGCCGTGCTGGCAGCCGAGCAGATCGCCGGGCGCGGACTGGAGTTGCTGGGGTGTTTGCAGACGGCTCATTACGTGGAAGGTCGACGCATCGCTGACGAGGCTGTTTTGCTTGAACTCGCCGCTCAGACAGGTCTTGAACCCGAGGCTTTCCAGCAGGCATTTAGTGCAGCCGATACCGATCGCCATATCAAGGACAGCCGCGCACTCTTGGCCCGTGTCGGCGGTCAGGGCTTCCCGACCTTTGCACTGGAACAGGATGGCCGGTTCACCCTGGTCGATATCGGCCCTTGGCTCGGCAAGCCGCAAGCCTTCGCCCAATGGTTGAACCAGTCGGTTGCGGCAAAAGACTCTTCATCTGCGTTTCAAGCCTGTGGCCTCGACGGCTGCGCCCATTGA
- a CDS encoding nuclear transport factor 2 family protein: MDNLSLIKSTYEGANSQENARNTAEALADDARWTEAAGFPYAGTYIGFDAIVENVFKRLATEWEDFQFKVENYVAQGDKVFAYGNYSGIYKATGRAMNVRVAHLWTLADGKVTHFEQFVDSHTVQLAIADK; this comes from the coding sequence ATGGATAACCTGAGCCTGATCAAAAGCACCTACGAAGGCGCCAATTCCCAGGAGAATGCGCGCAACACCGCAGAGGCCCTGGCCGATGATGCCCGTTGGACTGAAGCGGCGGGTTTCCCCTACGCCGGCACCTACATCGGTTTCGACGCTATCGTCGAAAATGTCTTCAAGCGCCTGGCCACCGAGTGGGAAGATTTTCAGTTCAAGGTCGAAAACTATGTCGCTCAGGGCGACAAGGTATTTGCCTACGGTAATTACAGCGGCATCTACAAAGCCACCGGCCGCGCGATGAATGTCCGGGTCGCGCATTTGTGGACTCTGGCCGACGGCAAAGTCACCCATTTCGAGCAATTCGTCGACAGCCATACCGTGCAGTTGGCTATCGCTGACAAGTGA